In bacterium, a single window of DNA contains:
- a CDS encoding class I SAM-dependent methyltransferase produces the protein MSSLHSTAGYALRERSLPKLDRLAARVVLDRLARWREGRLSLTLPDGSVRELGVPAAGEQPLALHVHEWRFFRRLLLGGDIGAGESYVDGDWSCSDLVRLCALVVRDQSVLDDASPWRLGSRLVHAVRRLREANTRRGSRRNIRHHYDLGNDFFRLFLDESLTYSAGVYARPGATLAEAQREKLDGICRAIGVRAGQHVLEIGSGWGSFALHAATHYGARVTSLTLSAEQQRLASERVAAAGLRDRVDIQLRDYRAMRGRFDHLVSIEMFEAVGFAYYDAFFAACERLLAPGGTLFLQTIAIPDQGFARYRRDYDWLRKYIFPGSLLASLHGITDSLRRVTRLRIESLRDIGPDYARTLADWRQRFLARRDAVRRLGFDERFLRLWEFYLASCEAAFAVRYLSDLQLVMRRPLTVA, from the coding sequence ATGTCCTCACTTCACTCCACGGCCGGCTACGCCCTGCGCGAGCGGTCGCTGCCAAAACTGGATCGCCTCGCCGCGCGCGTGGTGCTCGATCGCCTGGCGCGCTGGCGCGAGGGGCGGCTCTCGCTGACCCTGCCCGATGGCAGCGTGCGCGAGCTCGGCGTGCCGGCGGCGGGGGAGCAGCCGCTCGCCCTGCACGTGCACGAATGGCGGTTCTTCCGCCGCCTGCTGCTCGGCGGCGACATCGGGGCTGGCGAGTCCTACGTCGACGGCGACTGGTCGTGCAGCGACCTGGTGCGGCTGTGCGCCCTGGTGGTGCGCGACCAGTCGGTGCTCGACGACGCCTCGCCGTGGCGGCTCGGGTCGCGCCTCGTGCACGCCGTGCGCCGCCTGCGCGAGGCGAACACGCGGCGCGGCAGCCGGCGCAACATCCGCCACCACTACGACCTCGGCAACGACTTCTTCCGCCTCTTCCTCGACGAGTCGCTCACCTACAGCGCCGGGGTCTACGCGCGGCCGGGGGCGACGCTGGCCGAGGCGCAGCGCGAGAAGCTCGACGGCATCTGCCGCGCCATCGGGGTGCGCGCCGGCCAGCACGTGCTGGAGATCGGCAGCGGCTGGGGGTCGTTCGCGCTGCACGCCGCGACCCACTACGGCGCCCGGGTGACGTCGCTGACGCTGTCCGCCGAGCAGCAGCGGCTGGCGTCGGAGCGGGTCGCCGCCGCCGGCCTGCGGGACCGGGTCGACATCCAACTGCGCGACTATCGCGCCATGCGCGGGCGCTTCGACCACCTCGTCTCGATCGAGATGTTCGAGGCGGTTGGCTTCGCCTACTACGACGCCTTTTTCGCCGCCTGCGAGCGGCTGCTGGCGCCGGGCGGCACGCTCTTCCTGCAGACCATCGCCATCCCCGACCAGGGCTTCGCGCGCTACCGGCGGGATTACGACTGGCTGCGCAAGTACATCTTCCCCGGCAGCCTGCTCGCCTCGCTGCACGGCATCACCGATTCGCTGCGACGGGTGACGCGCCTGCGCATCGAATCGCTGCGCGACATCGGGCCCGACTACGCGCGCACCCTCGCTGACTGGCGGCAGCGCTTTCTGGCGCGCCGCGACGCGGTGCGCCGGCTCGGGTTCGACGAGCGCTTCCTGCGCCTGTGGGAGTTCTACCTCGCCAGTTGCGAGGCGGCGTTCGCGGTGCGTTACCTGAGCGACCTGCAACTGGTGATGCGGCGGCCGTTGACCGTGGCCTGA
- a CDS encoding ATP-grasp domain-containing protein encodes MIGTLLIANRGEIARRVIRTCRALGIRTVAVFSDADAGAPHVDEADEAVRIGPAPSLESYLSIDRLLAAAAATGADAVHPGYGFLAENADFAARCAAAGLTFIGPPPEAIRRMGSKVGAREIMAAAGVPVVPGASGAGLDDAALRAAAEGVGFPLLIKASAGGGGKGMRLVREAAALGDALAAARREAQRAFGDDTLLLERYFDAPRHIEVQIFGDAHGRVLHLFERECSIQRRFQKVIEEAPSPVVDAALRARLGEAAVAAGRAIGYVGAGTVEFIVDQRGAFYFLEVNTRLQVEHPVTEAITGLDLVALQIRVAEGEPLPAALDALTIDGHAIEARLYAEAPERDFLPATGRLALWQPPAVPGVRWDSGVERGSLVSVHYDPLLAKVIAHGPTRAVAIDRLIAALRGLAVGGVTTNRDFLLALLAHPELRAGAIDTHFIDRHLPASARAPRRDPQADRIHAIAAAIDGHQRRRRGGESPLPASLPSGWRNNRWRPQDVAFLCAGERLEVQYVAEADGAFTVACGERGGRVLCAAWDPEAIALEIDGVRRRFAVAVDGDAIYLHGPLGGATLVEQPRFPPRAGDELTSGCLAPMPGIVRQVLVKPGDRVEKGTVMVVLEAMKMEHPLTANAPATVTAVRVEVGQMVDPDAVMVVLEALE; translated from the coding sequence ATGATCGGCACACTGCTCATCGCCAACCGCGGCGAGATCGCGCGCCGGGTCATCCGCACCTGCCGCGCCCTCGGCATCCGGACGGTCGCCGTCTTTTCCGACGCCGACGCCGGCGCGCCGCACGTCGACGAGGCCGACGAGGCGGTGCGCATCGGCCCGGCGCCGAGCCTCGAGTCGTACCTCTCGATCGATCGCCTGCTCGCCGCGGCCGCGGCCACCGGCGCCGATGCGGTCCATCCCGGCTACGGCTTCCTGGCCGAGAACGCCGATTTCGCCGCCCGCTGCGCCGCCGCGGGCCTGACCTTCATCGGCCCGCCGCCGGAGGCGATCCGCCGCATGGGCAGCAAGGTCGGGGCGCGCGAGATCATGGCCGCGGCGGGGGTGCCGGTGGTGCCCGGCGCATCCGGCGCCGGGCTCGACGACGCGGCCCTGCGCGCCGCCGCCGAAGGGGTCGGCTTCCCGCTGCTGATCAAGGCATCGGCCGGCGGCGGCGGCAAGGGCATGCGCCTGGTGCGCGAGGCGGCGGCGCTCGGCGACGCGCTGGCGGCGGCGCGTCGCGAGGCGCAGCGCGCCTTTGGCGACGACACGCTGCTGCTCGAGCGCTACTTCGACGCCCCGCGCCACATCGAGGTGCAGATCTTCGGCGACGCGCACGGCCGCGTGCTCCACCTCTTCGAGCGCGAGTGCTCGATCCAGCGTCGCTTCCAGAAGGTGATCGAGGAGGCGCCGTCGCCGGTGGTCGACGCGGCGCTGCGGGCGCGCCTCGGCGAGGCGGCGGTCGCCGCCGGTCGGGCGATCGGCTACGTCGGCGCCGGCACCGTCGAGTTCATCGTCGACCAGCGCGGCGCATTCTACTTCCTCGAGGTCAACACCCGGCTGCAGGTGGAGCACCCGGTGACCGAGGCGATCACCGGCCTCGACCTGGTGGCGTTGCAGATCCGGGTGGCGGAGGGCGAGCCGCTGCCGGCGGCGCTCGACGCGCTGACGATCGACGGCCACGCCATCGAGGCGCGGCTCTACGCCGAGGCGCCGGAGCGCGACTTCCTGCCGGCCACCGGCCGACTGGCGCTGTGGCAGCCGCCGGCGGTGCCCGGCGTGCGCTGGGACAGCGGCGTCGAGCGCGGCAGCCTGGTGAGCGTCCACTACGATCCGCTGCTCGCCAAGGTGATCGCCCACGGACCGACCCGCGCCGTCGCCATCGATCGCCTGATCGCGGCGCTGCGCGGCCTGGCGGTGGGCGGGGTGACCACCAACCGCGACTTCCTGCTCGCGCTCCTCGCCCATCCCGAGCTGCGCGCCGGCGCCATCGACACCCACTTCATCGACCGCCACCTGCCGGCGTCGGCGCGCGCGCCGCGGCGCGATCCGCAGGCCGACCGCATCCACGCCATCGCCGCCGCCATCGACGGCCACCAGCGGCGCCGCCGCGGCGGCGAGTCGCCGCTGCCGGCGAGCCTGCCGTCGGGCTGGCGCAACAATCGCTGGCGGCCGCAGGACGTCGCGTTCCTGTGCGCCGGCGAGCGCCTGGAGGTGCAGTACGTCGCCGAGGCGGACGGCGCCTTCACCGTCGCCTGCGGCGAGCGCGGCGGCCGCGTCCTCTGTGCGGCGTGGGACCCGGAGGCGATCGCGCTGGAGATCGACGGCGTCCGCCGCCGCTTCGCGGTGGCGGTGGACGGCGACGCCATCTACCTGCACGGGCCGCTCGGCGGCGCGACCCTGGTCGAGCAGCCGCGCTTCCCGCCGCGCGCCGGCGACGAGCTGACGAGCGGCTGCCTGGCGCCGATGCCGGGCATCGTCCGCCAGGTGCTGGTGAAGCCCGGCGACCGGGTCGAGAAGGGGACGGTGATGGTCGTCCTCGAAGCGATGAAGATGGAGCACCCGCTCACCGCCAATGCGCCGGCGACGGTGACCGCGGTGCGGGTCGAGGTCGGACAGATGGTCGACCCCGACGCGGTGATGGTCGTCTTGGAGGCGCTGGAGTGA
- a CDS encoding enoyl-CoA hydratase/isomerase family protein — MSDVLYEKRGRAAWITLNAPQSRNALSGSILQGLEAGLRQAMDDDAVRAVVLTGAGPAFCAGADLKAGGGQAAQGGGARNPFVEILRLIWDGPKPVIAAVNGHAFGGGVGLTAVADIAIAVESAKFAFSEVRIGVIPAMISVVVLPKIGVQNGMRLFLTGETFTAADARGYGLVHEVVPADRLASAVQAVVDAIALGGPNAVREAKRLVRTVPHLSMDDAFAYTQEKIAALFSSPEAAEGMMAFAGKRKPSWAEAE, encoded by the coding sequence ATGAGTGACGTTCTCTACGAGAAGCGCGGGCGCGCGGCGTGGATCACGCTCAACGCGCCGCAGAGCCGCAACGCCCTGTCGGGGTCGATCCTCCAGGGCCTGGAGGCGGGTCTGCGTCAGGCCATGGACGACGATGCGGTGCGCGCCGTCGTCCTCACCGGCGCGGGGCCGGCCTTCTGCGCCGGGGCCGACCTGAAGGCGGGCGGCGGCCAGGCGGCGCAGGGCGGGGGCGCGCGCAACCCGTTCGTGGAGATCCTGCGCCTGATCTGGGACGGGCCCAAACCGGTCATCGCCGCCGTCAACGGCCACGCCTTCGGCGGCGGCGTCGGCCTGACCGCGGTGGCCGACATCGCCATCGCCGTCGAGTCGGCCAAGTTCGCCTTCAGCGAGGTGCGCATCGGCGTCATCCCGGCGATGATCTCGGTGGTGGTGCTGCCGAAGATCGGCGTCCAGAACGGCATGCGACTCTTCCTCACCGGCGAGACGTTCACCGCCGCCGACGCGCGCGGCTACGGCCTGGTCCACGAGGTCGTGCCCGCCGACCGGCTGGCCAGCGCCGTGCAGGCGGTGGTCGACGCCATCGCCCTCGGCGGCCCCAACGCCGTGCGCGAGGCCAAGCGGCTGGTCCGCACCGTCCCCCACCTGTCGATGGACGACGCCTTCGCCTACACGCAGGAGAAGATCGCCGCGCTCTTCTCGTCGCCCGAGGCGGCCGAGGGGATGATGGCGTTCGCCGGCAAGCGCAAGCCGTCGTGGGCGGAGGCCGAATGA
- a CDS encoding DUF1365 domain-containing protein has product MSAATAAPASALYVGRVRHRRHAPRPHVFSYRLFMLYLDLDELPALFTGRWLWRYERRGVAAFHRADYLGDRRQPLGEAVRDLVAARTGSRPDGPVRMLTHLRYCGYVFNPVTFYYCWDGGGAAPAAIVAEITNTPWNERHAYVLRADDAVGPERMLRFRFGKRFHVSPFMPMDQDYEWRFTTPGRRLAVHMRNWRAGERVFDATLALERRPLTTASLTRALARFPAMTATVSAAIYWQALRLWWKGLPFHPHPAS; this is encoded by the coding sequence ATGAGCGCCGCGACCGCGGCGCCGGCGAGCGCGCTCTATGTCGGCCGCGTGCGGCACCGGCGCCACGCGCCGCGGCCGCACGTCTTCAGCTACCGGCTGTTCATGCTCTACCTCGATCTCGACGAGCTCCCCGCGCTGTTCACCGGGCGCTGGCTGTGGCGCTACGAGCGGCGCGGCGTCGCCGCCTTCCATCGCGCCGACTACCTGGGGGATCGGCGACAGCCGCTCGGCGAGGCGGTACGCGATCTCGTCGCGGCCCGCACCGGGTCGCGCCCGGACGGTCCGGTGCGCATGCTCACCCACCTGCGCTATTGCGGCTACGTCTTCAATCCGGTGACCTTCTACTACTGCTGGGACGGCGGCGGGGCGGCGCCGGCGGCGATCGTCGCCGAGATCACCAACACGCCGTGGAACGAGCGCCACGCGTACGTGTTGCGGGCGGACGACGCCGTCGGGCCGGAGCGGATGCTGCGCTTCCGTTTCGGCAAGCGCTTCCACGTCTCGCCCTTCATGCCGATGGACCAGGACTACGAGTGGCGCTTCACGACGCCGGGGCGCCGCCTGGCGGTGCACATGCGCAACTGGCGCGCCGGCGAGCGGGTGTTCGACGCCACGCTGGCGCTGGAGCGGCGCCCGCTCACGACGGCGTCCCTGACGCGCGCCCTGGCGCGCTTCCCGGCGATGACGGCGACGGTCTCGGCGGCGATCTACTGGCAGGCGCTGCGCCTGTGGTGGAAAGGCCTGCCGTTCCACCCGCATCCGGCGTCGTGA
- a CDS encoding FAD-dependent oxidoreductase, producing the protein MRIAVIGTGISGLVSAALAASAHDLVVFEAGDHVGGHTHTHRIARFGRRYDVDSGFIVFNERTYPNFCRLLQRLGVASHETTMSFSVRDERDGLEYNGTDLNRLFAQRRNLLRPSFLRMVADILRFYREAPRLLDAGDDLTLGAYLAATGYSRRFIEQHIVPMGAAVWSADPAAIHECPARYFVRFFANHGFLSVRDRPRWRVVSGGSQRYVEPLTRGFRQRIRLACPVSRIERRADGVRVTSAAGSERFEAVIIATHSDQALRLLADPSPAERAILGAMPYQRNEAVLHHDARLLPRRRRAWAAWNYHLLAATPEAATVTYNMNLLQGLESPEPFCVTLNHSAAIDPARVIARMTYHHPTATRASVAAQRRWAEISGVNRTFYCGAYWGYGFHEDGVRSGLAVARQLGLAPALAVDGPTALTRAA; encoded by the coding sequence ATGCGCATCGCCGTCATCGGCACCGGCATCTCCGGACTGGTCAGCGCCGCGCTCGCCGCGTCGGCGCACGACCTCGTGGTCTTCGAGGCCGGCGACCATGTCGGCGGGCACACCCACACCCATCGCATCGCGCGCTTCGGGCGCCGCTACGACGTCGACAGCGGCTTCATCGTCTTCAACGAACGCACCTATCCCAACTTCTGCCGCCTGCTGCAGCGCCTCGGCGTCGCCTCGCACGAGACGACGATGAGCTTCAGCGTCCGCGACGAGCGCGACGGCCTGGAGTACAACGGCACCGACCTCAACCGCCTCTTCGCGCAGCGCCGCAACCTGCTGCGGCCATCGTTCCTGCGCATGGTGGCGGACATCCTGCGCTTCTACCGCGAGGCGCCGCGCCTGCTCGACGCCGGCGACGACCTGACGCTCGGCGCCTACCTGGCGGCCACCGGCTACTCGCGGCGCTTCATCGAGCAGCACATCGTGCCGATGGGCGCGGCGGTCTGGTCCGCCGATCCCGCCGCCATCCACGAGTGTCCGGCCCGCTATTTCGTCCGCTTCTTCGCCAACCACGGCTTCCTGTCGGTGCGCGACCGGCCGCGCTGGCGAGTGGTCAGCGGCGGCTCGCAGCGCTACGTCGAGCCGCTGACCCGCGGCTTCCGCCAGCGCATCCGCCTCGCCTGTCCGGTGTCGCGCATCGAACGCCGCGCCGACGGCGTCCGCGTCACCAGCGCCGCCGGCAGCGAGCGCTTCGAGGCGGTGATCATCGCCACCCACAGCGACCAGGCGCTGCGCCTGCTCGCCGACCCCTCCCCGGCCGAGCGCGCCATCCTCGGCGCCATGCCGTATCAGCGCAACGAGGCCGTCCTGCACCACGACGCGCGCCTGCTGCCGCGCCGTCGCCGCGCCTGGGCGGCATGGAACTACCACCTGCTCGCCGCCACGCCGGAGGCGGCGACCGTGACCTACAACATGAACCTGCTGCAGGGATTGGAATCGCCGGAGCCGTTCTGCGTCACCCTCAATCATTCCGCGGCGATCGACCCGGCGCGGGTCATCGCCCGCATGACCTACCACCACCCGACCGCCACCCGCGCCAGCGTCGCCGCGCAGCGGCGCTGGGCGGAGATCAGCGGCGTCAATCGCACCTTCTACTGCGGCGCCTACTGGGGCTACGGGTTCCACGAGGACGGCGTGCGCAGCGGCCTGGCGGTGGCGCGTCAGCTCGGGCTGGCGCCGGCGCTCGCGGTGGACGGACCGACGGCGCTGACCCGCGCGGCATGA
- a CDS encoding acyl-CoA carboxylase subunit beta: protein MDVLRSHADPRSEAFQANRAGFLEQIGYLNEQLALLRLGGGEKYVQRHLARGKLMARERIELLLDRDSPFLELAPLAAWGTEFGLGGGVISGIGVVSGVECVITANEPTMKGGTLNPYSLMKSARTMEICAQNRLPIINLTESGGADLPFQAQTFVPGGKGFREITRRSAERIPTVCLVFGNSTAGGAYVPGMSDYVVMVKGGAKVFLGGPPLVKMAIHEDSSEEELGGAEMHSRVSGVSDYLAQDERDAIRLGREIVAQLNWRKLGWSKRVAVEAPLYDPEELLGVASIDVRKPFDVKEVIARIVDGSRFHEFKPAYGPTLVTGYAHLHGYPIGILANNGILFSESSEKGAQFIQLCNQTDTPILFLQNITGFMVGRRYEEGGIIKDGAKLINAVSNSGVPHLTVMIGASYGAGNYGMSGRAYDPRFVFSWPNHRIAVMGGEQLAGVLSIVRRQAAERAGQPFDEGGDAMMRRMVTEQIDQESSAFFATARLWDDGIIDPRDTRTVLGIALSAIHSNVIRGTSGYGVFRM, encoded by the coding sequence ATGGACGTCCTGCGCAGCCACGCCGACCCCCGTTCCGAGGCCTTCCAGGCCAACCGCGCCGGCTTTCTCGAGCAGATCGGGTACCTGAACGAGCAACTGGCGCTGCTGCGGCTGGGGGGCGGCGAGAAGTACGTCCAGCGCCACCTGGCGCGCGGCAAGCTGATGGCGCGCGAGCGCATCGAGCTGCTGCTCGACCGCGATTCGCCCTTCCTCGAGCTGGCGCCGCTGGCGGCCTGGGGCACCGAGTTCGGGCTGGGCGGCGGCGTCATCTCCGGCATCGGCGTGGTGTCCGGGGTCGAGTGCGTGATCACCGCCAACGAGCCGACCATGAAGGGCGGCACGCTCAACCCGTACAGCCTGATGAAGAGCGCGCGGACCATGGAGATCTGCGCCCAGAACCGGCTGCCGATCATCAACCTCACCGAGTCGGGCGGCGCCGACCTGCCGTTCCAGGCGCAGACCTTCGTGCCCGGCGGCAAGGGGTTCCGCGAGATCACCCGCCGCTCGGCGGAGCGCATTCCCACCGTCTGCCTGGTGTTCGGCAACTCGACCGCCGGCGGCGCCTACGTGCCCGGCATGTCCGACTACGTGGTGATGGTGAAGGGCGGCGCCAAGGTGTTCCTCGGCGGACCGCCGCTGGTGAAGATGGCCATCCACGAGGACTCGAGCGAGGAGGAGCTGGGCGGCGCCGAGATGCACAGCCGGGTGTCCGGCGTCTCCGACTACCTGGCGCAGGACGAGCGCGACGCCATCCGCCTCGGTCGCGAGATCGTCGCCCAGCTCAACTGGCGCAAGCTCGGCTGGTCGAAGCGGGTCGCCGTCGAGGCGCCGCTGTACGACCCCGAGGAGCTGCTCGGCGTCGCCTCGATCGACGTCCGCAAGCCGTTCGACGTCAAGGAGGTCATCGCCCGCATCGTCGACGGCTCGCGCTTCCACGAGTTCAAGCCGGCGTACGGACCGACGCTGGTGACCGGCTACGCCCACCTGCACGGCTATCCGATCGGCATTCTCGCCAACAACGGCATCCTGTTCTCGGAGTCCTCGGAGAAGGGCGCCCAGTTCATCCAGCTCTGCAACCAGACCGATACGCCGATCCTCTTCCTGCAGAACATCACCGGCTTCATGGTCGGCCGGCGCTACGAGGAGGGCGGCATCATCAAGGACGGCGCCAAGCTGATCAACGCGGTGTCGAACAGCGGCGTGCCGCACCTGACGGTGATGATCGGCGCCTCCTACGGCGCCGGCAACTACGGCATGTCCGGCCGCGCCTACGACCCGCGCTTCGTCTTCTCCTGGCCCAACCACCGCATCGCGGTGATGGGTGGCGAGCAGCTCGCCGGCGTGTTGTCGATCGTCCGCCGCCAGGCCGCCGAGCGCGCCGGCCAGCCCTTCGACGAGGGCGGCGACGCGATGATGCGGCGGATGGTGACCGAGCAGATCGACCAGGAGTCGTCCGCCTTCTTCGCCACCGCGCGGCTGTGGGACGACGGCATCATCGACCCGCGCGACACCCGCACCGTCCTGGGGATCGCGCTGTCGGCGATCCATTCGAACGTCATCAGAGGCACGTCCGGCTACGGCGTGTTCCGGATGTGA